From the genome of Populus alba chromosome 10, ASM523922v2, whole genome shotgun sequence, one region includes:
- the LOC118046862 gene encoding uncharacterized protein isoform X1, whose protein sequence is MLLTRLASYTVHWLFTMTYKPQRHLLHQGTAAALQSSAKRARTMSSTSESSSSSFKDAFGNYANYLNNLNEKRERVVKASRDITMNSKKVIFQVHRISKDNRDEVLDKAEKDLAAVTERYMLKLVKELQGTDFWKLRRAYSPGVQEYVEAATFCKFCRTGTLLNLDEINATLLPLSEPSVEPLQINVLDYLLGLADLTGEMMRLAIGRISDGELEYAKKICQFVRDIYRELTLIVPYMDDSSDMKTKMDTMLQSVVKIENACYGVHVRGSEYTPLLGSSEPSSFLLRVSDAEL, encoded by the exons ATGTTATTGACAAGACTCGCCTCCTATACTGTCCACTGGCTCTTTACCATGACCTATAAACCCCAACGTCATCTTCTCCATCAAG GGACGGCGGCGGCGTTACAGAGCTCAGCGAAAAGAGCGAGGACAATGAGCAGCACTTCAgagtcttcttcttcctcctttaagGACGCTTTTGGCAATTACGCTAATTATCTCAATAAcctt AATGAAAAACGCGAAAGAGTGGTAAAAGCGAGCCGGGATATCACCATGAACAGCAAAAAGGTCATATTTCAAGTTCATAG AATCAGTAAGGACAACAGAGACGAAGTTCTTGACAAGGCAGAAAAGGATTTAGCTGCTGTGACAGAACGGTATATGCTCAAGTTGGTGAAAGAACTGCAAGGGACCGATTTCTGGAAGCTAAGACGAGCATACTCTCCTGGG GTACAGGAATACGTTGAAGCCGCAACATTCTGTAAATTCTGCAGAACTGGGACTCTTTTAAATCTGGATGAAATAAATGCTACTCTGTTGCCGCTAAGTGAACCATCCGTTGAGCCTTTGCAAATAAATGTCCTTGACTATTTGCTGGGG CTTGCAGATTTGACCGGAGAGATGATGCGATTGGCGATTGGGCGAATATCAGACGGCGAGCTTGAATATGCCAAGAAGATATGTCAGTTTGTTCGTGATATCTACAGGGAGCTGACCCTTATTGTCCCATATATGGATGATAGTTCTGACATGAAAACAAAGATGGACACAATGCTCCAAAGCGTGGTGAAAATAGAGAACG CTTGCTATGGTGTCCATGTGAGAGGATCTGAATATACCCCGCTGCTGGGATCCAGTGAACCAAGTTCTTTTTTGTTGAGGGTATCTGATGCCGAattataa
- the LOC118046862 gene encoding uncharacterized protein isoform X2, with protein MSSTSESSSSSFKDAFGNYANYLNNLNEKRERVVKASRDITMNSKKVIFQVHRISKDNRDEVLDKAEKDLAAVTERYMLKLVKELQGTDFWKLRRAYSPGVQEYVEAATFCKFCRTGTLLNLDEINATLLPLSEPSVEPLQINVLDYLLGLADLTGEMMRLAIGRISDGELEYAKKICQFVRDIYRELTLIVPYMDDSSDMKTKMDTMLQSVVKIENACYGVHVRGSEYTPLLGSSEPSSFLLRVSDAEL; from the exons ATGAGCAGCACTTCAgagtcttcttcttcctcctttaagGACGCTTTTGGCAATTACGCTAATTATCTCAATAAcctt AATGAAAAACGCGAAAGAGTGGTAAAAGCGAGCCGGGATATCACCATGAACAGCAAAAAGGTCATATTTCAAGTTCATAG AATCAGTAAGGACAACAGAGACGAAGTTCTTGACAAGGCAGAAAAGGATTTAGCTGCTGTGACAGAACGGTATATGCTCAAGTTGGTGAAAGAACTGCAAGGGACCGATTTCTGGAAGCTAAGACGAGCATACTCTCCTGGG GTACAGGAATACGTTGAAGCCGCAACATTCTGTAAATTCTGCAGAACTGGGACTCTTTTAAATCTGGATGAAATAAATGCTACTCTGTTGCCGCTAAGTGAACCATCCGTTGAGCCTTTGCAAATAAATGTCCTTGACTATTTGCTGGGG CTTGCAGATTTGACCGGAGAGATGATGCGATTGGCGATTGGGCGAATATCAGACGGCGAGCTTGAATATGCCAAGAAGATATGTCAGTTTGTTCGTGATATCTACAGGGAGCTGACCCTTATTGTCCCATATATGGATGATAGTTCTGACATGAAAACAAAGATGGACACAATGCTCCAAAGCGTGGTGAAAATAGAGAACG CTTGCTATGGTGTCCATGTGAGAGGATCTGAATATACCCCGCTGCTGGGATCCAGTGAACCAAGTTCTTTTTTGTTGAGGGTATCTGATGCCGAattataa
- the LOC118046852 gene encoding cytosolic sulfotransferase 12, whose product MASPEQSLSLPVFLQENETSQEFKDLIASMPTEKGWLAKQLHQYQGFWHSTRQLQGVLACQKHFQAQDGDIFLVTTPKSGSTWLKAVMFALVNRVSFPDTKQHPLLTNNPHGLVPFLEMEYIGKENLDFTNFTFPRLFSTHLPLLSLPRSVEDSNCKLVYLCRNPKDIFVSLWHFTNKLRPVDWGASSLEETFDKFCRGVSLYGPFWDHVLGYWKESVERPHRVFFLKYEEMKREPRIQLRRLSEFLGCPFSLEEENSGVLDEILELCSFENLSNLEVNSIGRLHSGEEHQAFFRRGEVGDSMNYLTAEMVEKFDMITEQKLHCHGLKF is encoded by the coding sequence ATGGCAAGCCCCGagcaatctctctctcttcccgTATTCTTGCAAGAAAATGAAACCTCCCAGGAATTCAAAGACTTGATAGCCTCTATGCCCACTGAGAAAGGCTGGCTTGCAAAACAACTCCATCAATACCAAGGTTTTTGGCACTCAACTAGGCAACTTCAAGGGGTTCTGGCTTGCCAAAAACACTTCCAAGCCCAAGATGGCGATATCTTTCTTGTCACCACTCCTAAATCAGGCTCTACTTGGCTAAAGGCCGTGATGTTTGCCTTGGTGAATCGGGTTTCCTTTCCTGACACTAAACAACACCCTTTGCTCACTAACAACCCTCACGGTCTTGTGCCTTTCTTGGAGATGGAATACATTGGCAAAGAGAATCTTGACTTCACCAACTTCACTTTTCCTAGGCTGTTTTCAACTCATCTCCCACTCTTGTCACTTCCCAGATCTGTGGAGGACTCTAATTGCAAGCTTGTTTACTTGTGTAGGAATCCTAAGGACATTTTCGTGTCCCTTTGGCACTTCACTAACAAGTTGAGACCCGTTGATTGGGGTGCTAGTTCACTTGAAGAGACCTTCGATAAATTCTGTAGGGGAGTGAGTTTGTACGGGCCATTTTGGGACCATGTTTTGGGCTATTGGAAGGAGAGCGTGGAAAGGCCTCACAGGGTATTTTTCTTGAAGTACGAGGAAATGAAAAGGGAGCCCAGGATTCAATTGAGGAGACTGTCTGAATTCCTGGGGTGTCCATTTTCCCTCGAAGAAGAGAACAGCGGTGTCTTGGATGAAATTTTAGAGCTGTGTAGTTTTGAAAACCTGAGCAATTTAGAAGTGAATAGCATCGGAAGGCTGCATTCCGGAGAGGAGCATCAGGCCTTTTTTCGGCGAGGCGAAGTTGGCGATTCCATGAATTATCTCACGGCTGAGATGGTGGAAAAATTTGACATGATCACTGAGCAGAAGTTGCATTGTCATGGTTTAAAGTTCTAG
- the LOC118046848 gene encoding cytosolic sulfotransferase 12 — protein sequence MASPEQSLSLPVFLQENETSQEFKDLIASMPTEKGWLAKHVHQYQGFWHSTRQLQGVLACQKHFQAQDGDIFLVTTPKSGSTWLKAVMFALVNRVSFPDTKQHPLLTNNPHGLVPFLEMEYIGKENLDFTNFTFPRLFSTHLPLLSLPRSVEDSDCKLVYLCRNPKDTFVSLWHFTNKLKPVDWGARSLEETLDKFCRGVSLYGPFWDHVLGYWKESVERPHRVFFLKYEEMKREPRIQLRRLSEFLGCPFSLEEENSGVLDEILELCSFENLSNLEVNSIGRLHSGEEHQAFFRRGEVGDSVNYLTAEMVEKIDMITEQKLHCHGLKF from the coding sequence ATGGCAAGCCCCGAGcaatctctttctcttccaGTATTCTTGCAAGAAAATGAAACCTCCCAGGAATTCAAAGACTTGATAGCCTCTATGCCCACCGAGAAAGGCTGGCTTGCAAAACATGTCCATCAATACCAAGGTTTTTGGCACTCAACTAGGCAACTTCAAGGGGTCCTAGCTTGCCAAAAACACTTCCAAGCCCAAGATGGCGATATCTTTCTTGTCACCACTCCTAAATCAGGCTCTACTTGGTTAAAGGCCGTGATGTTTGCCTTGGTGAACCGGGTTTCCTTTCCTGACACTAAACAACACCCTTTGCTCACTAACAACCCTCACGGTCTTGTGCCTTTCTTGGAGATGGAATACATTGGCAAAGAGAATCTTGACTTCACCAACTTCACTTTTCCTAGGCTGTTTTCAACTCATCTCCCACTCTTGTCACTTCCCAGATCTGTGGAGGACTCTGATTGCAAGCTTGTTTACTTGTGTAGGAATCCTAAGGACACTTTCGTGTCCCTTTGGCACTTCACTAACAAGTTGAAACCCGTTGATTGGGGTGCTCGTTCACTTGAAGAGACCCTCGATAAATTCTGTAGGGGAGTGAGTTTGTACGGGCCATTTTGGGACCATGTTTTGGGCTATTGGAAGGAGAGCGTGGAAAGGCCTCACAGGGTATTTTTCTTGAAGTACGAGGAAATGAAAAGGGAGCCCAGGATTCAATTGAGGAGACTGTCTGAATTCCTGGGGTGTCCATTTTCCCTCGAAGAAGAGAACAGCGGTGTCTTGGATGAAATTTTGGAGCTGTGTAGTTTTGAAAACCTGAGCAATTTAGAAGTGAATAGCATCGGAAGGCTGCATTCCGGAGAGGAGCATCAGGCCTTTTTTCGGCGAGGCGAAGTTGGCGATTCCGTGAATTATCTCACGGCTGAGATGGTGGAAAAAATTGACATGATCACTGAGCAGAAGTTGCATTGTCATGGTTTAAAGTTCTAG